One Lysobacter enzymogenes DNA segment encodes these proteins:
- the rimO gene encoding 30S ribosomal protein S12 methylthiotransferase RimO, translating to MSASAPANPKVGFVSLGCPKALVDSERILTQLRVEGYDIVQSYDDADVVVVNTCGFIDSAVTESLDAIGEAIAENGKVIVTGCLGKRSELIREAHPDVLSISGPQDYGSVMSAVHSALPPRHDPFVDLVPRRVADNDIGVKLTPKHYAYLKISEGCNHRCSFCIIPSMRGDLVSRPVDDVLREAEKLAMGGVKELLVISQDTSAYGVDVKYAERQWRGKSYQTRMKALCEGLSELGIWTRLHYVYPYPHVDEIIALMAENGANGMPKLLPYLDIPFQHASPRVLKLMKRPGAVDKTLERIQRWRSIAPDIAIRSTFIVGFPGETDAEFEELLDFLDEAQLDRVGAFAYSPVDGAKANDLPDPVPEELKQERLARFMERQAEISAAKLEAKVGSVQRCLVDAIDGELAIARSMADAPEIDGLVQIQNGESAGLRVGQFVDVEIMGSDEHDLFGEAVEND from the coding sequence ATGTCCGCCAGCGCCCCCGCCAATCCCAAAGTCGGTTTCGTCAGCCTGGGCTGTCCCAAGGCCCTGGTCGACTCCGAACGCATCCTCACCCAACTGCGGGTCGAGGGCTACGACATCGTCCAGAGCTACGACGACGCCGACGTGGTGGTGGTCAACACCTGCGGCTTCATCGACTCGGCCGTGACCGAATCGCTGGACGCGATCGGCGAGGCGATCGCCGAGAACGGCAAGGTCATCGTCACCGGCTGCCTGGGCAAGCGTTCGGAACTGATCCGCGAAGCGCACCCGGACGTGTTGTCGATCAGCGGCCCGCAGGACTACGGCAGCGTGATGAGCGCGGTGCATTCGGCGCTGCCGCCCAGGCACGATCCGTTCGTCGATCTGGTCCCGCGCCGCGTCGCCGACAACGACATCGGGGTCAAGCTCACCCCGAAGCACTACGCGTACCTGAAGATTTCCGAAGGCTGCAATCACCGCTGCAGCTTCTGCATCATCCCGTCGATGCGCGGCGACTTGGTCTCGCGCCCGGTCGACGACGTGCTGCGCGAGGCCGAAAAACTGGCCATGGGCGGGGTCAAGGAACTGCTGGTGATCTCGCAGGACACCTCGGCCTACGGCGTGGACGTGAAGTACGCCGAGCGCCAGTGGCGCGGCAAGAGCTACCAGACCCGGATGAAGGCGCTGTGCGAGGGGCTCAGCGAACTCGGCATCTGGACGCGTCTGCACTATGTGTATCCGTATCCGCACGTCGACGAAATCATTGCGCTGATGGCGGAGAACGGCGCCAACGGCATGCCCAAGCTGCTGCCGTACCTGGACATCCCGTTCCAGCACGCCAGTCCGCGCGTGCTCAAGCTGATGAAGCGCCCGGGCGCGGTCGACAAGACCCTGGAGCGGATCCAGCGCTGGCGCTCGATCGCGCCGGACATCGCGATCCGCAGCACCTTCATCGTCGGTTTCCCCGGCGAGACCGACGCCGAGTTCGAGGAACTGCTGGACTTCCTCGACGAAGCCCAGCTCGACCGCGTCGGCGCGTTCGCCTATTCGCCGGTCGACGGCGCCAAGGCCAACGACCTGCCCGACCCGGTGCCGGAAGAACTCAAGCAGGAGCGGCTGGCGCGGTTCATGGAGCGGCAGGCGGAGATTTCCGCGGCCAAGCTCGAAGCCAAGGTCGGAAGCGTGCAGCGTTGCCTGGTCGATGCGATCGACGGCGAATTGGCGATCGCGCGCTCGATGGCCGACGCGCCGGAGATCGACGGGCTGGTGCAGATCCAGAACGGCGAAAGCGCAGGCTTGCGCGTGGGCCAGTTCGTCGATGTCGAGATCATGGGCAGCGACGAGCACGACCTGTTCGGCGAGGCGGTCGAGAACGACTGA